In the genome of Monodelphis domestica isolate mMonDom1 chromosome 2, mMonDom1.pri, whole genome shotgun sequence, one region contains:
- the PGC gene encoding pepsinogen B precursor (The RefSeq protein has 1 substitution compared to this genomic sequence), which translates to MKCLILALICLQLSEGLVVRQILHKGKSIRERMEENGVLEDFLRYNKKADPAAKFLFNKDAVAYEPITNYLDSFYFGEISIGTPPQNFLVLFDTGSSNLWVPSTYCQSQACSNHNRFSPSQSSTFTNGGQTYTLSYGSGSLTVVLGYDTVTVQNIVVSNQEFGLSESEPTSPFYYSDFDGILGMAYPAMAVGNSPTVMQGMLQQGQLSEPIFSFYFSRQPTHQYGGELILGGVDPQLYSGQITWTPVTQEVYWQIGIEEFAIGNQATGWCSQGCQAIVDTGTFLLAVPQQYMSAFLQATGAQQAQNGDFMVNCNYIQDMPTITFVINGSQFPLPPSAYVFNNNGYCRLGIEATYLPSPNGQPLWILGDVFLKEYYSVYDMANNRVGFAYSA; encoded by the exons ATGAAGTGTCTAATCTTGGCCCTGATTTGTCTGCAGCTCTCAGAGGGCGTAGTGGTCAG ACAAATTCTGCATAAGGGCAAGTCCATCCGTGAGCGTATGGAAGAGAATGGTGTGCTGGAGGATTTTCTGAGGTACAACAAGAAAGCTGATCCAGCTGCTAAGTTCCTCTTCAACAAGGATGCTGTCGCTTATGAACCCATCACTAACTACTTGGAT TCTTTCTACTTTGGGGAAATCAGCATCGGCACCCCCCCTCAGAACTTCCTGGTCCTCTTCGACACAGGCTCCTCCAACCTGTGGGTGCCCTCCACCTACTGCCAGAGCCAGGCATGCT CCAATCACAATAGGTTCAGCCCCAGCCAGTCTTCCACCTTCACCAACGGCGGGCAGACCTACACGCTGTCCTACGGGAGCGGTAGCCTGACAGTTGTGCTGGGCTACGACACCGTGACC GTTCAGAACATCGTTGTCAGTAACCAGGAGTTTGGCCTGAGTGAGAGTGAGCCCACCAGCCCCTTCTACTATTCCGACTTTGATGGGATTTTGGGAATGGCTTACCCAGCAATGGCTGTAGGCAATTCTCCCACAGTGATGCAGGGGATGTTGCAGCAGGGGCAGCTCTCGGAGCCCATTTTCAGCTTCTACTTCTCCCG TCAACCAACTCATCAGTATGGAGGGGAGCTGATCCTGGGAGGTGTGGACCCTCAGCTCTACTCTGGCCAGATCACCTGGACCCCCGTGACCCAGGAAGTTTACTGGCAGATCGGCATTGAGGA GTTTGCCATTGGTAACCAGGCCACTGGCTGGTGTTCCCAGGGCTGCCAAGCCATTGTGGATACCGGAACCTTCCTTCTGGCTGTTCCTCAGCAGTACATGAGTGCCTTCCTGCAAGCAACAGGAGCCCAGCAGGCTCAGAATGGTGAT TTTATGGTCAACTGCAACTACATCCAGGATATGCCCACCATCACTTTTGTCATCAATGGGTCCCAGTTCCCTCTGCCTCCCTCTGCTTATGTCTTCAAT AACAATGGTTACTGCCGGCTTGGGATTGAGGCCACTTATCTGCCCTCCCCCAATGGGCAGCCTCTGTGGATTCTGGGTGATGTCTTCCTCAAGGAATACTACTCCGTCTATGACATGGCCAACAACAGGGTTGGCTTTGCCTATTCTGCCTAG